From a region of the Mytilus galloprovincialis chromosome 3, xbMytGall1.hap1.1, whole genome shotgun sequence genome:
- the LOC143066790 gene encoding uncharacterized protein LOC143066790 → MAEDAEKAAENGRSKELYNITKILTGEGKRQQTGVKSKEGELKSERNDILNRWVEHFSEVLNRQDPLHPISEEGVDLAEIIIEEIDLGEWTVAEVKRALKKTQNGKSAGIDSVTPELIKADIDLTAEKMAEIFNSLLEEENWPSDWRKGLICKIFKKGDMTDCNNWKEVTL, encoded by the coding sequence ATGGCTGAAGATGCAGAAAAAGCAGCAGAAAATGGCAGAAGCAAAGAGCTTTATAACATCACTAAAATACTAACAGGTGAAGGAAAGAGGCAACAGACAGGAGTAAAAAGTAAAGAAGGAGAACTGAAAAGTGAAAGAAATGATATATTGAATAGATGGGTAGAACATTTTAGTGAAGTTTTAAATAGGCAAGATCCTCTTCATCCAATTTCAGAGGAAGGTGTAGATTTGGCTGAAATTATAATAGAGGAGATCGATCTAGGAGAATGGACAGTAGCTGAAGTTAAAAGGGCACTGAAGAAGACACAAAATGGGAAGTCAGCAGGAATAGATAGTGTAACACCAGAGCTTATAAAGGCAGACATCGACCTTACAGCAGAGAAAATGGCAGAAATATTTAACAGCCTATTGGAAGAAGAAAATTGGCCATCAGACTGGAGAAAGGGATTGATCTGTAAGATCTTTAAGAAGGGCGATATGACAGATTGTAACAACTGGAAGGAAGTGACTCTTTGA